One genomic window of Arthrobacter caoxuetaonis includes the following:
- the dut gene encoding dUTP diphosphatase → MQDAVPSVKVQLKMLDDGLEAPSYAHPGDAGADLRAREDVELAPGERRLVPTGVAIALPFGFVALIHPRSGLATKHGLTIVNAPGTVDAGYRGEISVTLLNTDVSEPIKLKRGDRIAQMVIQRVETAEFKAVSELSDSVRGAGGFGSTGGFGTAPA, encoded by the coding sequence GTGCAGGATGCAGTACCCAGCGTGAAAGTCCAGCTGAAAATGCTCGACGACGGGCTCGAAGCGCCGTCGTATGCACACCCCGGCGACGCCGGAGCGGACCTGCGTGCCCGGGAGGATGTCGAACTGGCGCCGGGAGAGAGGCGCCTGGTGCCCACGGGCGTTGCCATCGCCCTTCCGTTCGGCTTTGTTGCCCTGATCCATCCCCGGTCCGGACTGGCCACGAAGCACGGACTGACAATCGTCAACGCGCCGGGAACCGTGGACGCAGGCTACCGCGGTGAAATTTCCGTCACACTGTTAAATACCGATGTGTCGGAGCCGATCAAGCTCAAGCGCGGCGACCGGATTGCGCAGATGGTCATCCAGCGGGTGGAGACGGCTGAATTCAAGGCCGTGTCGGAGCTCTCCGATTCCGTCCGCGGAGCTGGCGGTTTCGGTTCCACCGGCGGATTCGGCACGGCACCGGCCTAG
- a CDS encoding DUF3710 domain-containing protein: protein MAFGRRRKDRAESEFVPEAESTDNGAEETAGGPEHGPFDVADRPSEEGYVDLGALRIAATQGLALRLEVEEKTKRVVAVTLDLDGSSLQLQAFAAPKSEGLWDEIRSQIVQSVSSQGGTADELTGRLGSELLARVPAQAKDGSKGYRVARFVGVDGPRWFLRGVFGGPAAMNPDAAAPLEEVFRNVVVVRGDAPLPPRDLLQLTLPRDASPLPPRGEDASKPEPPERGPEITTIG from the coding sequence ATGGCATTTGGACGCCGCAGGAAAGACAGGGCGGAATCCGAATTCGTGCCCGAAGCAGAGAGCACGGACAACGGCGCCGAAGAGACAGCCGGCGGCCCGGAACACGGGCCCTTCGACGTGGCCGACCGTCCCTCGGAAGAGGGCTACGTTGACCTGGGTGCGCTCCGGATCGCTGCCACCCAGGGCCTTGCCCTCCGCCTGGAAGTCGAAGAGAAAACCAAGCGCGTGGTCGCCGTGACCCTTGACCTCGACGGTTCCAGCCTTCAGCTCCAGGCCTTTGCCGCTCCGAAGTCTGAAGGTCTCTGGGATGAAATCCGCAGCCAGATTGTGCAGTCTGTGTCCTCCCAGGGCGGCACCGCGGATGAGCTGACCGGACGGCTGGGAAGCGAACTGCTCGCCCGGGTCCCCGCACAGGCCAAGGACGGTTCCAAGGGCTACCGGGTTGCACGCTTTGTGGGTGTGGACGGGCCGCGGTGGTTCCTGCGCGGAGTCTTCGGCGGTCCGGCTGCCATGAACCCCGACGCCGCCGCGCCGCTGGAAGAGGTCTTCCGCAACGTCGTCGTGGTCCGCGGAGATGCTCCGCTGCCGCCGCGCGACCTGCTGCAGCTGACCCTGCCGCGCGACGCTTCTCCGCTGCCCCCACGCGGTGAGGACGCATCCAAGCCCGAGCCGCCGGAGCGCGGCCCGGAAATCACGACCATTGGCTAA